One part of the Vicia villosa cultivar HV-30 ecotype Madison, WI linkage group LG6, Vvil1.0, whole genome shotgun sequence genome encodes these proteins:
- the LOC131613902 gene encoding uncharacterized protein LOC131613902, translated as MNQEKKPTIHISVMFPDLTKMKQIRKELPNKSVKSFVRKYGKILDLLSENVKIDAITALIKFYDVPLRCFTFQNFQLAPTLEEFDRILGFSKIKEDVYVGIGQTTKVEDLAKALGISYTDFVPNYKAKGKVQGVKGQYLEDMALAFAKEKEWEACEDCLALLIFGLVLFPNDADYVDPTAINVFWAVKVLNVDPTPTLLADVYYAINARYEKGRDALRCCIPLLFSWFMSHLYKDDYLIPNLDKHGWAQKLRALNADFILWYARRLDIRKIAYKCGTFPNIPLIGTRGVSTITPLWLYVNLGIL; from the coding sequence ATGAATCAAGAAAAGAAACCGACTATCCATATCAGTGTCATGTTTCCAGATTTGACAAAGATGAAGCAAATTAGGAAGGAATTACCCAACAAGTCCGTGAAGAGCTTTGTTCGTAAATACGGAAAAATCCTTGACTTACTTAGTGAGAATGTGAAAATAGATGCTATTACTGCCCTTATCAAGTTTTATGATGTGCCATTGAGATGttttacttttcaaaactttcaactagcgcctacattggaagaatttgaTAGGATTTTGGGATTCTCCAAAATCAAAGAGGATGTCTATGTGGGAATTGGTCAAACTACTAAGGTTGAGGATTTAGCTAAGGCATTGGGAATATCGTATACTGATTTTGTGCCTAATTATAAAGCAAAGGGAAAAGTTCAAGGAGTAAAAGGACAATATTTGGAAGATATGGCTCTCGCCtttgcaaaagaaaaagaatgggAGGCTTGTGAGGATTGCTTGGCATTGTTGATTTTTGGATTGGTTCTGTTTCCAAATGATGCTGATTATGTTGACCCCACCGCCATCAACGTATTTTGGGCTGTAAAAGTGTTGAACGTAGATCCTACTCCAACTTTGCTGGCTGACGTGTATTATGCCATCAATGCACGTTATGAAAAGGGGAGAGATGCACTACGTTGTTGCATTCCTTTGTTATTTTCATGGTTCATGTCTCATCTTTATAAGGATGATTATTTGATTCCGAACTTGGATAAACATGGATGGGCTCAAAAGTTGAGGGCTCTTAATGCTGACTTTATACTGTGGTATGCTAGAAGGTTGGATATCAGAAAAATTGCTTATAAATGTGGAACATTTCCTAATATACCGTTGATTGGAACAAGGGGTGTATCAACTATAACCCCTCTTTGGCTTTACGTCAACTTGGGCATCCtttaa